The following proteins come from a genomic window of Aquimarina sp. MAR_2010_214:
- a CDS encoding M4 family metallopeptidase has translation MKKRLNILIAFAMMIMLSSYGQEKYNIVQKGGNGMAPNAIDFDATQNGAKKSSFSSPENFMTEHFGKVSGQGVIITEVVKDELGFTHYRLQQSINGIPVESSMYLIHVKNGQVTSANGEWFTATPAKSFAKSSTLSSDQALQKAKDVIKAKRYVWEARAPKTNNKTFNDEKVSGEGKLVYITKNNAMNANALRLAYKFDMYSVEPFGRKEVFVDASTGDILFIEEKIHHVDGTTDTGYYGPQNITVTQNGGQYEMRQSGDRKLALYDVQGAEIRVNFQGAAIEPTGSPIYSSQTKDFRIGGEQNHRTAAYWGAEKTWDMFKNEFNRSSYDNRGSNINIYVNGAGRYGDDNAFWSGTWMYFGNTKQLQGTPVTPLDVVGHEMAHGVTQETGKMVYQGESGALNESYSDMFGSLVEYYSFNKVVDAKVWKLADKHPDPRLKRDLSNPKLHNQPDTYRGTKWVSTAQGSADNGGVHTNSGVMNHWFYIVSQGGKGSNDSGTAYDVEGIGIEKAGKIAYRSLTNYLTRSSKYAQARNAVINAAKDLYGANSCELKVATNAMNAVGVGAKFTGNANCDGGGGDCSAVSGVAASNVTKNGATINWNAVTGISTYTFEYKKTADASYTTSSVTGTSKTLDGLTVDTAYEVRLKYACTNGETAPYSTVVKFTTTADGGGGECKAVTGVNSSNITINSATVSWTGVSGVSGYTFEYKKATDASYTTSTVSGATTNLTGLAANTKYEARVKYTCSTDGGTDPCAGVPAHQSGQTYQVGDKVTYQGYLYERTAFEWKQLGPCGTTGGNQVDAPYSAVISFTTLEDTNGNNCDNIPEYQPGNTYPVGSKVKYYGTIYERTASGWVNVGSCDSVFFASAFGNNLNNTTGFNVYPNPASKDLNISFNSLDNVSSQIRIVNILGKVVYNKEVKSTLGNNTIKVDVSRLNSGIYFVKRGNQDVKKVIIK, from the coding sequence TGATTATGCTTTCTTCTTATGGACAGGAGAAGTATAACATTGTTCAAAAAGGAGGCAACGGAATGGCTCCCAATGCTATCGATTTTGACGCTACTCAAAACGGAGCAAAAAAATCATCATTCTCTTCTCCAGAGAATTTTATGACAGAACACTTTGGTAAGGTATCAGGACAAGGAGTTATCATTACTGAAGTAGTTAAAGATGAATTAGGCTTTACACATTACCGTTTACAACAATCTATTAATGGGATTCCTGTAGAGAGTTCTATGTATTTAATCCACGTTAAAAATGGGCAAGTAACTTCTGCCAACGGAGAATGGTTTACGGCAACACCAGCTAAATCTTTTGCAAAAAGCAGTACGCTATCTTCTGATCAAGCATTACAAAAAGCAAAAGACGTAATCAAAGCAAAACGATACGTTTGGGAAGCTAGAGCTCCCAAAACTAACAACAAAACTTTCAATGATGAGAAAGTAAGTGGTGAAGGCAAATTAGTATACATCACTAAAAACAATGCAATGAATGCCAACGCATTGAGATTAGCTTACAAATTCGACATGTACTCTGTAGAGCCTTTTGGGCGTAAAGAAGTTTTTGTAGATGCTTCAACTGGTGATATTCTTTTTATTGAAGAAAAGATACACCACGTAGATGGTACTACAGACACAGGATATTATGGTCCTCAAAATATTACGGTTACCCAAAATGGTGGTCAATATGAAATGAGACAATCTGGTGATAGAAAACTTGCTCTGTATGACGTACAAGGAGCAGAAATTAGAGTAAATTTTCAAGGAGCAGCTATTGAACCTACAGGTTCTCCAATTTACTCTAGCCAAACTAAAGATTTTAGAATTGGTGGAGAGCAAAACCACAGAACAGCTGCATACTGGGGAGCAGAAAAAACCTGGGATATGTTTAAAAACGAGTTTAACCGCTCTAGCTATGATAATAGAGGAAGTAATATCAACATATATGTAAACGGAGCAGGTCGATATGGTGATGATAATGCTTTCTGGTCTGGTACCTGGATGTATTTTGGAAATACTAAACAACTTCAAGGAACTCCTGTTACTCCATTAGATGTAGTTGGTCATGAAATGGCACACGGGGTTACTCAAGAAACAGGTAAAATGGTGTATCAAGGAGAATCTGGAGCGCTTAATGAATCGTACAGTGATATGTTTGGATCTTTGGTAGAATACTATTCATTTAATAAAGTAGTAGATGCGAAAGTTTGGAAACTAGCAGACAAGCACCCAGACCCAAGACTTAAAAGAGATCTTTCTAATCCTAAATTACATAACCAACCTGATACGTACAGAGGTACTAAATGGGTATCAACTGCGCAAGGTTCTGCTGATAATGGAGGTGTACACACTAATAGCGGTGTAATGAACCACTGGTTCTATATTGTATCTCAAGGAGGAAAAGGATCTAATGATAGCGGAACAGCTTATGATGTAGAAGGTATTGGTATCGAAAAAGCAGGAAAAATTGCTTATCGTTCTTTAACAAATTACTTAACAAGAAGCTCAAAATATGCTCAAGCTCGAAATGCAGTAATTAATGCGGCTAAAGATTTATACGGTGCTAATTCTTGTGAATTAAAAGTAGCGACTAACGCGATGAACGCGGTAGGTGTAGGTGCTAAATTTACTGGTAATGCAAACTGTGATGGTGGCGGTGGTGACTGTTCTGCTGTAAGTGGAGTAGCAGCATCTAACGTTACTAAAAATGGTGCTACAATTAACTGGAACGCAGTTACAGGTATCTCTACATACACTTTTGAGTACAAAAAAACAGCAGATGCGTCGTATACTACATCTTCTGTAACAGGTACTAGCAAAACATTAGACGGATTAACCGTTGACACAGCATATGAAGTACGTTTAAAATATGCTTGCACAAATGGTGAAACTGCACCATACTCAACCGTAGTAAAATTCACTACTACTGCTGATGGTGGTGGAGGTGAATGTAAAGCCGTTACGGGAGTTAACTCGTCTAATATAACTATTAACTCTGCGACGGTAAGCTGGACTGGTGTAAGTGGAGTATCTGGTTATACTTTTGAGTACAAAAAAGCTACAGATGCTTCTTATACAACTTCTACAGTTTCTGGAGCTACTACTAACCTAACAGGTTTAGCTGCAAACACCAAATATGAAGCAAGAGTAAAATATACTTGTTCTACAGATGGTGGTACAGATCCTTGTGCTGGTGTACCAGCACATCAGTCAGGTCAGACATACCAAGTAGGCGATAAAGTTACTTATCAAGGGTATTTATATGAGAGAACAGCCTTCGAATGGAAACAACTTGGTCCATGTGGTACAACTGGTGGTAACCAGGTAGACGCCCCTTACTCTGCTGTAATAAGCTTTACTACTCTAGAAGATACTAATGGTAACAACTGTGATAATATTCCAGAATATCAACCAGGAAATACGTATCCTGTTGGATCTAAAGTAAAATACTACGGTACAATTTACGAAAGAACAGCTTCTGGATGGGTTAATGTTGGTTCTTGTGATTCTGTATTTTTTGCCTCAGCATTCGGAAATAACCTAAACAACACTACTGGATTTAATGTTTATCCAAATCCAGCATCGAAAGATCTTAACATATCTTTCAATTCTTTAGATAATGTATCTTCTCAAATCAGAATTGTTAATATACTAGGAAAAGTAGTATATAACAAAGAAGTAAAATCAACTTTAGGAAATAACACCATAAAGGTTGATGTATCTAGATTAAACTCTGGAATTTACTTTGTAAAGAGAGGAAATCAAGATGTGAAGAAAGTAATTATTAAATAG
- a CDS encoding AraC family transcriptional regulator yields MDTLFIFYLALGIQSLIVALILLFYKSKKPKINRYLGFFFISLCIELLSFVLLWDMDELFKSYNPFTFNFLNMVFVFFYATETAGIEIKNKYRYYIPAILEFLVFSILLIKVIGNPDLAQSIEYVLFLYFDLLSSTIFIIYMCVRTILVVKDHNKFLPFFYTDVKYKSLVWLAVFCMIFIGYHLIAFGAVITSFEGEYIRFVLDGLALLLLYYFTIGSLIQINIVNITSESEVKLSRRKQEESKEVYERVSKEIERHMVDERAFLDQDLTLKTFAKRVGVSSRIISKTINEMKYKNFNMYLNHYRVEEFKALIESEKYQKYSNTALAKEAGFNSRASFYKNFKDIAGISPSDYFESLNSDII; encoded by the coding sequence ATGGATACTTTATTTATATTCTATTTGGCTCTAGGAATACAATCCTTGATCGTTGCCTTAATCTTACTTTTCTATAAATCCAAAAAACCAAAAATAAATAGGTATTTGGGATTTTTCTTTATCTCTCTTTGTATTGAATTGCTAAGTTTTGTGTTATTATGGGATATGGACGAACTATTCAAATCGTATAATCCATTTACATTCAATTTTTTGAATATGGTCTTCGTTTTTTTCTATGCTACAGAGACTGCGGGTATTGAGATTAAGAATAAGTATCGATATTATATTCCCGCAATACTAGAATTCCTTGTTTTTTCTATACTCCTTATAAAAGTAATTGGAAACCCAGATCTTGCACAGTCTATAGAGTATGTCTTGTTTTTATATTTTGATTTGCTTTCTTCTACTATTTTTATAATCTATATGTGTGTGAGAACGATACTGGTAGTCAAGGATCACAATAAGTTTTTACCTTTCTTTTATACTGATGTAAAATATAAATCTTTAGTATGGTTAGCTGTATTCTGTATGATATTCATTGGTTATCATTTAATTGCATTTGGTGCTGTGATTACTTCGTTTGAAGGTGAGTATATACGATTTGTGCTTGATGGTTTGGCTTTATTATTATTGTATTACTTTACAATAGGAAGTTTGATACAAATTAACATTGTTAATATCACATCTGAAAGTGAGGTAAAATTATCAAGACGTAAACAAGAAGAAAGTAAGGAAGTGTATGAGCGGGTTTCAAAAGAAATAGAGAGGCATATGGTAGATGAAAGAGCGTTTCTGGATCAGGATTTGACGTTAAAAACTTTTGCAAAAAGAGTAGGAGTGTCAAGCCGTATCATTTCTAAGACTATTAACGAAATGAAGTATAAGAACTTTAATATGTATCTTAATCATTACCGAGTCGAAGAATTTAAAGCACTTATCGAATCTGAGAAATATCAAAAATATAGTAATACTGCATTAGCAAAAGAAGCTGGGTTTAATTCAAGAGCTTCTTTTTATAAAAACTTTAAAGATATTGCCGGTATTTCTCCTTCAGATTATTTTGAAAGCCTAAATTCTGATATTATTTAG